One genomic region from Sulfurimonas sp. encodes:
- a CDS encoding response regulator transcription factor codes for MSAKIVVVEDEEDLLELLEYNFDKEGFEVIGFLNTKTVSQILEEEEIDLLIMDRNLPGVEGSEFVASLRENGILTPVIYLSAKNRDSDIEEGFLSGGDDYLTKPFNMKELIMRVKALLRRTTKKYNEGKISHRDLLLNKSTRELSVDGQNVEITKLEFDLLYEFILNKNSVLDRDYLLENVWGDGELYQYKTVNVAINRLKEKIDPLKTKEYIQTVRGVGYRLC; via the coding sequence ATGAGTGCAAAAATTGTTGTTGTTGAAGATGAAGAAGATTTACTAGAGTTACTAGAATACAATTTTGATAAAGAGGGTTTTGAAGTTATCGGTTTTTTAAATACAAAAACTGTTTCTCAAATCCTTGAAGAAGAAGAGATTGACTTACTCATTATGGATAGAAATTTACCTGGTGTTGAGGGTAGTGAGTTTGTTGCATCTTTGCGTGAAAATGGAATATTGACTCCAGTTATTTATCTTAGTGCAAAAAATAGAGATTCTGATATAGAAGAGGGTTTTTTAAGTGGTGGAGATGACTACTTAACAAAACCTTTTAATATGAAAGAGTTGATTATGAGAGTTAAAGCACTGCTTCGTAGAACTACTAAAAAATACAATGAAGGTAAAATCTCTCATAGAGATTTACTTCTAAACAAAAGCACAAGAGAGTTAAGTGTAGATGGACAAAATGTTGAAATTACAAAACTTGAGTTTGACCTTTTATATGAGTTTATTTTAAATAAAAATAGCGTTCTTGACCGTGATTATCTACTTGAAAATGTATGGGGAGATGGGGAACTTTATCAGTATAAAACTGTAAATGTAGCCATAAATAGACTCAAAGAAAAAATAGACCCGCTAAAAACAAAAGAGTATATACAAACTGTTAGAGGAGTTGGATACCGCCTGTGCTAA
- a CDS encoding HAMP domain-containing sensor histidine kinase, producing the protein MLKIHQLFILKFLLLFVGTLFITSLISYVALKSIIIGHNKTHLQNAITLMGMELQDINNLDKYSALVNKKTQLRVTMINQEGKVIAESNLDKKDMDNHASRYEIMQANTDDFSHVIRYSKTLKVDFLYVAKKFDYKEKKIYIRLSMSLAQVMKDFYSLSSKLAVVFFIVSLMAFYISKRMSEKIVYDIKQITNFLDEISNKNYKAIIKTKYFYEFLQISLMLKNLVKKLSSREKQKRKYTAKLRLMNKQRNDILSAISHEFKNPVASIMGYAQTLQDDPEISPKIRQKFLDKINSNGEKISKMLDRLALSVKLENKDLDISLSEFDMKVLCEEVVLNLGSKYKDREINLKAEKTIIQADKTMIELALINIVDNALKYSELEVNVLLQDEQISVQDKGIGIQEEHLDKITGKFYRVKKNSWDNSMGIGLAMVSYILNMHNSKLEIQSIFSKGSIFSFSLKEMLKK; encoded by the coding sequence GTGCTAAAAATTCATCAATTATTTATCTTAAAGTTTCTTCTTCTTTTTGTTGGAACACTTTTTATAACTTCACTCATAAGTTATGTAGCATTAAAATCTATCATCATCGGGCATAACAAAACACATCTTCAAAATGCCATAACTTTGATGGGTATGGAACTACAAGATATAAATAACCTAGATAAATACTCAGCTTTGGTCAATAAAAAAACACAACTTAGAGTAACTATGATAAACCAAGAAGGTAAGGTAATTGCCGAATCAAACCTAGATAAAAAAGATATGGACAATCATGCTTCAAGATATGAAATCATGCAAGCAAATACAGATGACTTTTCACATGTCATAAGATACTCTAAAACTTTAAAAGTTGATTTTTTGTATGTAGCAAAAAAGTTTGATTATAAAGAAAAAAAGATTTATATTAGACTTTCTATGAGTTTAGCTCAGGTTATGAAAGATTTTTATTCACTTTCATCAAAGTTGGCAGTTGTCTTTTTTATCGTGAGTTTGATGGCTTTTTATATCTCAAAAAGGATGAGTGAAAAAATAGTTTATGATATAAAGCAAATCACAAACTTTTTAGATGAGATAAGTAACAAAAATTATAAAGCAATCATAAAAACAAAATACTTTTATGAATTTTTACAAATATCTTTAATGCTTAAAAATCTTGTGAAAAAATTAAGTTCTAGAGAAAAACAAAAAAGAAAATATACAGCAAAACTTAGACTGATGAATAAACAAAGAAATGATATACTTTCTGCCATTTCTCATGAGTTTAAAAATCCTGTCGCTTCCATCATGGGTTATGCTCAAACTTTGCAAGATGACCCAGAAATTTCTCCAAAAATTCGCCAAAAATTTTTAGATAAAATCAACTCAAATGGAGAAAAAATCTCAAAAATGTTAGATAGACTTGCTTTGTCAGTAAAACTTGAAAACAAAGATTTAGACATAAGTTTAAGTGAGTTTGATATGAAAGTTTTATGCGAAGAGGTTGTTTTAAATTTAGGTTCAAAATATAAAGACAGAGAGATAAATCTAAAAGCAGAAAAAACAATAATTCAAGCAGATAAAACTATGATAGAGTTAGCTCTTATAAACATTGTTGATAATGCGTTAAAATATTCGGAGTTAGAAGTAAATGTTTTGTTACAAGATGAACAAATATCAGTACAAGATAAAGGCATCGGCATACAAGAAGAGCATCTAGACAAGATTACAGGTAAATTTTACAGAGTTAAGAAAAATTCTTGGGATAACTCTATGGGCATCGGCTTGGCAATGGTTAGCTATATTTTAAATATGCATAATTCAAAACTAGAGATACAATCTATCTTTTCAAAAGGCTCTATTTTTAGCTTTTCTTTAAAAGAGATGCTAAAAAAATAG